CTTCCACAGATGGTAAGCTATTATATTCCAAATTCCATGTTTTTACCCATTTTTGCATTACAATGCCTATTTGGATGAATCGTCACATGATGTTTAGTCTCAAAATCAAtcttaatgtttttttcatgAAGGCTCCATCATTGCGCAACGGCACCGAACGGCCGTTCTTCTTGGTGGAGTACACTGGTGAGGGATATTCCTCTAAAGATCCCAGCTGCCCCAAACTCGGCCCTGGACTAGCTGTAGGTGACTCAATATCAAGTATTTCTCTATAATCCTCTCAGATGTCTTAATCGTTGCTTTATTTCTCATTCTCGCCTCTCTAGCATTGTTTCCCAGACTGTGTGTGTGAAGATGCCTTTAACAATACGTATGCCTGCGTCAGAACTTTAAAAGATGGAAACATGCAGTATTGTGAATTTGCAGATAATGAGGTAAGTGTCTGATATCGCGGAAAATCATGATTTCCTGTTGTCCAATGCTGCTTAAAATCTACACGCTGTACCTTTAATTCTCCTGTGATCTCTTCCAGTCATTCGTAGAGATGTACAACCTGACGGCCGATCCCCATCAGCTGGAGAACATTGTGAAGAAGGTTGATCCTAGTATTCTACAGATCATGAACCAAAGGTTGATAAAGCTTCAGTCCTGTATGGGAGACAGCTGTCGAAGCATCAAATGAAACCCCGTGTGCCGGAGGTCGGGCCGGATCCCGACCCAGCAGAGAGCATCGTTTCTGTGATGTGAAGATGTGTGGTTGTGCACATAATTCTTAAAGCaatagttcacaaaaaaaatgaatttcccCATTTATCACCCTTATGTATGACTTCCTCGCAGGGAAAAGTCATACTGCTTCATCACATGAGGGGGAATTAATGCTTTTTTTTGGTCGATTTGTTGCTTTAATCCTGATCTTTTGAAGTCCACACACTTGCCTACTTAAAATGTGAATACATACATCATGATTCTGATCATTTAGATGCACCTTGATCATTTCCCCTGCTGTTATACAGCTAGCAGGAAACCATTTCTAAGGGCTCTAACCAGTTCAACTGGAAGTTTACTAGTCATCCGACTCGCTTTACTTTCAACCGTTGTCATGCTTTCgtttttgtctctttttgaGCACTTTTATGGTAAATCAAAGTTGTTGTCATGTTATTAATCATGCTAAAAATATACTTGCAACCTAAACATATCCCACCttgtgtttttataatttactctTATTGTTTTTGGGGCGGACATATTTTTGCACGgttgttttattacattttcttCATGCTGTGAATCGAAGCATTTCAATAACTGCACATCCCATGACTCAATGCAACTGTTCTGatgttattgttttaaattaaattgtgATTCAAAAAAGGGAAAGCTCTGATATTTAAGGGAACTTTGCCAACTTTTGATTTTATCTATGATCGTGCCTTTTGCACTACAGCAGTGTTTTGTGCCTTTGTACAATACAGATGTCTAATTTTGAATAATCAATAAATGTACAAACAAATATTGTTTATATCGCCTTATCATTTGTGATGCAGCGGTTTAAACTTTAAAAGGGGTTTAACATAATTTTACTTTATCGCTCGGGATGAAGATCTTAAATGATTAAAGTTAACATGCAGTCAGAATTGACCTCACATGTGTATTATGGATTTATAAACGTTTACTTTTCTCATGAAATATCTTTTTCCATTATGTAGATATGTTGTGTATTACAAGAGTAAAATAGTTTGCAAATGTCATGTTCACTTTAGGAAATTACATCTCTATTGAACTTTACATGGATGAAACATACATTATATTTATTCATCCAATGATTTATAAATCCTAAATGATTAAGATCCTTGTTTagtcaattttaaaacacatgaGGCTTTTTTTAATCACAAACAACTTTATTAACAACAAAAACCTCAATCGTCAGTATTTTAATGAAGCAAATTTTCTTGATATACACTTTTGAGTTAAACTCATACAATGTACAGTTTTAAACACAGACATAAAGACAACGTTACAGAAGGTCTATGCACACTCATAGATATTTGTAGACGACTTTCTCCTCAACTGTCTGCACCTCCATTTTAACAGGACACTTGTAGAAGTGGGAGAGCAGCTCCTCCGCGTACCCAATGAGAAAATACAACTTTGGTGGCAAGAGTTTCTGTATCATCACAGCACAAATGATCAGAACGTTGCCTCTACGTTTTATCACCAGTTCATCGGCTAAACAGCCGTGAAATGTCCCGTACATGAATCTTCTGATGAAGACGTCCTCCACAATTCTTTCTGCCGCTCCATCCTCACCTTCAAGATTACCTGTGGGATTGGGTCAGGAAAATTATTTGTTTGTCCTTGCACTTATTACAGGAACATTCCTACTGAGCAACATAGGGTTAAATGGTAGTGTTGGACACAATGGGTTTACAGACCTACCCAGGATTGAATATGATATATTTCAGCAATATAAACTGTGACTTACTAGTGTGTTGTGAGAGCCAGCCTTTTCGATGACCAATGTGATGGGGGTGATACGCCTGCTCATAAGTCAATGGTCTGTCTCCTTTACCTACTCGAATACGAGCTGCACGGTTCTATCAAAGGGAATTTAAACCAAATGaaacttttttgagtaactaaTGTACACAAATGCACCTTAAACATTAATAATGTGATAAAGTCACGTACCTTTAAACAAGCTGCAGTGCAATGGATATTCCTGAAACATGCAGCTGAATTGAACTGGCTGGCCACCGTCTACAAAAACACAGATTATTAAATGACACTAGATTGAGTTTTGCATTTAACATATACTGTTCACCCCACGTGACATTAAGTGGCAGTATCTCTGTTTTAAGTGCAATGCTGTATATCAGGAACGTAAGATAAACAAGATCCTTATAAATGGAAAAGCGTTAAAATATTAAAGAGAATCTTACCGACAGGAGTTTGGTGTGTCTGATCAAGGGCGTCGCcatgttttctcctgcaaactTCACGCGTCTGACCGCAGTGAGGAGCGCATTACTGCCACCTTTCGGCCTGGATGAATattatactagtcaacatttgaagtggatcaaaaaagtttatcaaagttgtcctaagacaagaatgggtattagggattggttttatgttaaattttttgaatggttttgatccacttcgaatgttgactagtgtataatgacgcataataaaataatatataatataaaaaaaattatagtagagaatatataataaatacataaataaatggtaagcgtaatattaatattattttgaacaaaatCGACATTTAtactaataaatactgtatGCAATTAGGGTTTATctttagttaatgtattaacatgtgtttgttatttttacatgAACATTGTTATTAGTATTTACAAtcgttttacattttctatagtACACTGTTAAGATTTTCACTTAGCATTGCACACGTGCTGTTGGTAATTggacaattatttaaaaaaaaatctatatatacTTTTAAAGTTATACAAAATGTGTAATGttaatacatacatttttaatctaaacaaacacacaattaCGTAAAGGATTATATTTTAAacgctttattattttaagaagacttttattttgtaaagactATACAGGAAATACTATTGCTGCCTGCGTTTTCTCGAAGATCTGTTGTTGCGGTACTGTTGTTGTAAGTTTTCTGCCTCTCGTCTGTTGTTTATGTGTCTGTAATACGAACAAACAGCTAAATAAAGCAGGTTCTGGACACATTTGATCTCGCTGTCATGTCTTCTCCCGTGGAAATGACAGAGTTGTACGACAACGCGCTGCTCGGGATCCTGCAGCATGTTGGAAACATCCAGAGTTTCCTCCAGGTTTATTTTGGGTTTCTCTACAGAAAGACAGACTTTTATCGTCACCTCACCGGACCCAACGACCGCATGGGCTTCCCACCAGGAGTCGCTGAAAAAATGGTCTTCAAGGTACCACATTCAGACTGATCTAAGAGATAAATCTGTTTGTATGTTAGCCCTGACTGTAACTTACTGTGGTACAGGATATCATATGACTAAATATTAACACGTGATTAATAATAAAGTCTAGAACATCTAAAAGTCTCTTACAgaagtatattatattattttattatataatattatttttagcatattatatttattataatttgtGCACATTTCTACCATATAGTGCTAATTAAACTGTAATGCTCACTGACCCAATATATATACCCGCTTATCAAATGCTTTTATACTTCATTATTCTAATAACGTGATTTGATatcatataataataatatataatcaATGTTGTAAACTGTTTATGTATTAACGTTGCATTCTAACTCGCATGATTTTTCCACCAGACATTTAAGTTATTTGAAAAGGTGGCGGAGCAGGACCGAGAGAGAGCAGGGAAACTCCTGGAGGAGTCAAAATCTGCTCCTCCTGTTGTACAGGAGCTGGAGGTTCAGTCAGAGCCGGAGGCTGGAGCTCCTGTTGTGGAGGAGAGGAGCACAGAGGAGTCCACAGCTGTTACGGCACcatcaaaacaaaacacacagacaggTGGAGAGACGCCCCACAGCAGTCAAACTGAACCTTCAGGAGAAACACAAGCAGCGGGAGACACAGCGACAGCGGCAAACTCAGATTCCAGCACAGCTAAAGCGTATGTGTgcttttaaaaaagaaaacgaGCACTTTCTCAGCTGGAAATGCTTGTGAATTAGGCTTTTTACACTTTGCTATCTGTCTTATCTGTGTCTGTGCAACTGCTGAGTTGTATTTTAAGTATTCTTCAAATTCAAgtgtttttaaaggaatagttcaccgcAAAATGAAATTAGCCCATAAGCCATCCTAAGTGTATATGACTTATTCTCTTTCAGGTGAACACAGTTGCTTTATAATGGCAGTGGATTGTGCCCcccttttttatgtttatttgtgGTCCGTGCTGGCAAAAAGAGTCGGAATgagcaaatttaaaaaaatgagttattagtattttgacaaataaaaaaaaaaactttaaaaagatttATGATTTGTCGGAATTTGACCTGTTTGAAGTTGATATATTCAGAAAAGATTTCTTTAAGCAATTTTTGaaggttcaaaaacaaaatcactgcatccataccttaaaaACACTGGTAAAAGTCAAAAGCAATATCTATATGAAAGTTTTATGTTCAATTTTAtgctttcttttattgtttgacaTTAAGACAAACAGCTTTAAGATCCTCTGTATTGCAAGGAATGTTACACATCCAATATTTTTCCcaaacagttaaccaaacattcattTAAGGCATAACAGATTTATCtgtgtgaattcttgtcaaaactgatatttttaaaattaataaattgtaattttgtgtaTATATCGGGGTCGCTCGCTCGAGATCTGTCAGTCAGCGCGAGGAAGATCGTTTTCATGTCTTTttgctcttaataactctttaacATCTAGCAAGTCttgcactttattttctaatttttgcatgttttaaaccGAAACAAAAATGTCAGACGCGCATGTGGATGCACACATCTTTGTATAGGTCAAGCATTTAGGACagtacacctctcagaaaacatacatataaagatcattttagatatttaatggcttaatgtacttatttttatgaaaacctcaacCTTTTGAGCAGAATCAACATTTATACTTTCTTTTGCCTGTAGCTCAAAATTAGACCATGTGCATTCTGACCCTTTTAGACAGCAAGAGgtcacatttaataaatgtatggaTTAGTTTTTGCTGGAAGAATATGCTTctttggagctttaaaaatggggGACCATCCAATGCAAGGAAAAGAGTCAGGATACTACTTAAACATTAGTGTTCTTGTAGTAGATTGCTATTGAAACACTGTTTTTTTACACTTTCATGTGTTCTTTCTAGTGGGCAAGACACCTTTCAGTCCAACCCAGACAGTTACAACGGTGCCGTTAGAGAAAATTACACCTGGTCGCAGGATTACACGGATGTGGAAATTCGAGTTCATGTCCAGCCTGACATTGTTAAAGGCAGACAGGTGCGATTTACCTGCTGGGATCTGATTACATTTCTTACTGTATTACAGTTTGGCAGGATTCTTATTCAGAttgttttctttctctgttACCTCAAACCGAATTTAATAAcagttttctttccacttcATCTTTGCATGCAGGTATCTGTAGACCTGCAGTCGGGAAGAGTTCGTGTAGCAGTGAATGAGAGGGGATCACAGAGGGTCCTAATGGAGGGAGAATTCACACATAAAATTAACACAGAGAATTCCCTATGGAGTCTGGAGCCGGGAAAATGTGTTGTGGTACAGAATATTTGTTATGCACAATCAATTCATTATAGGAAGGGGTGATTTTAATATGCAGAGTCTATGTAAATAGTATGTTAAttctacaaaaaaaattataaacattatGGCATTATCAAAGCATAGCTAAGTGATCATCTCGACACAGCAACCAATGGGATGAGTTTGGAGCATATGTGTTTGCCCAACTAATGGCAGATTAGGGGTTTGTGTCTGGCAACCcgatacatttttgcatttttgtttatagacgGAATTACTGTAGAAATTATGCACtttaaaatttatattaaattacattCACATGATAACGTGGCAGTAACTCCGACTTTTTTCCCAGCTGTCCCTCAGTAAAACCGGAGAAGTGTGGTGGAGTGCCGTGTTGAAGGGTGAGACAGAGATTGATGTGAACCAGATCAACCGCGAACGCTCAATGGCAACCGTGGATGAGGAGGAGCATGCCGTATTGGACCGCCTTACGTTTGATTACCAACAAAAACTCCAGGGAAAACCACAGAGCCATGAAATGGTGAGTGTatcaaaaataaagaaagaaataatGTGAGAAGTGTTCAAAATAGTAGTGTTCATCCTAAAGAATAGTacttttaacaaataaatatttttagaaaatatagaCTTGCATGACATCAGTGGTTTAGCAAAGCTGTTTTATTTTACATGGTGGGAGCCTTTTGGTGGTTGTCATGTTGATATAACATGACAAGTCGAACAGTCATGTgcccatttttttttcagaaaaaattATAATCGAGCATGACTGACCGATATTCTTGTAAATACGTATTTTCACAATGCTATAGGTAActaagggtgttttcagacCTTTTCTATCTTTGTTCGGTTAGTTTAGCCACACAATAATCCCGCAAAGCTGTTGTCTGTCAGTCCTGACGGATAACTTTGGAATCACAGAAAATAAACAGATGCTCTCTGACCAATTAAATGAGAGTTTACTCTCACGTGACTTGTATTAACAAAGTCTGGTTTGTTTAGAAATATTGCTTTGTGAATGCAAATCGAACCAATATGACATTGGCGCATAGTAACCATTTAACTCTCGGTTTTGGAACAAAGCAATTGATCTACATGTCTGAAAACACCCTTAAACATTTGCTATGATTTTTTGATGAGTTTTTTTCACTTATAATGAAGTAACAATGGATGTTGCATTAAAGGAGCCTTTACTTTACATTTCAGAAAGTCCATGATATGTTGAAGAAGGGCTGGGATGCTGAAGGATCTCCGTTTAAAGGACAGGAGTTTGACCCCTCCATGTTTAACATCCCACCCAGTGCTGTCCAGTTTTAAATGTAACACCATCAGAAGTCAGCACTTACTGTAAATGCACACTCATGTGGGACAGTGCTACAAAACAAACAACATCGACATCGACTGCCCTGCAAACCTCATCATgccaaaataaaaatgacactTTGATTAATGTCCCTCATTTTAAGGCTAATGTTTGGTGTTCAGATAAGGCCAATTATCATTGTttgtagtgttttataaaataagttGACTTTTTTGGCTGTATGTCTCCTTGATAAGTACTTCTGCACGGTTACTGAGCAGTTATTATTTGCCCAAATATTTTTAATTCCAGAGACAATAACAAATATTTCAGGGACTTTTGTCAGATTTATTGAATGTGATGGCTGGTTGATGTTAATTTACGCCTCATTTATATCAGTTTTGTTCAACATCTGTGCCCGAatctattaaaatgttttgcaaaCACTTGAGTTTATGGAGACATGTTATTTACACATGAGAAATCACAAGTAAAATATCAACATGCTTATAGTTGGCTGTTTGGTGTTTGTAAACAACCACACTTACAATGTGTGAATTGAAGTGCAATAGATAACAAAATATTTGTTGTGTTTATATGAAATAaagatatttaaatattataaaaactattCTATTATAGACTAAATGAATCGTAAACTCTGGATATGTAGGATTTATGTGTTTAACCACATGTGTGAACACGAGGGACTTCATACACCTGCTAAATATCACATTGGCCTAAAAGTCATTGCAAAAATGAAACTGGTTCCCAGAAAAGGTCCACAATTGGTCTTCAGATGCTATTTGGTGTAACATCTTATCCAATACACTGATGTTCATATAGCTTAATTGTACACATTTTGGGGGGAGGCACAGTGTTCCCTACTACACAGCCAAGATTGGAAAAAGCAGatattacaattaaaaaatgatttcacaaaatattGTCATTATAAATCTATATCcgtaacctcctaagaccccaGCTTTAGATTTTTTCCAGCTATATGGGGTTAGAAAGAACcaaaaaatataataactaaatatttttcttagaacataaagcagtgtaattgtctaCGTTTGTGTAcgacaggttccagttacacagaattaagtattatggtgcaaacaacaaaaaaatttgatgTCTGTATAGGTGGACACACCAGGTCTTGTGATATTAAATATCTATTATATCATTATGACTTCCTTACATAGAAATATAGATATATCTATAAAGAAGGCTGTGGTTCAAGGTACACACTGTAAATAATTTTGGAtaaacatctgccaaatgcatggaTGCAACCCAATGTTGCAGGTGGCTCCCTCTTGCGGTCAGAGGAAACATCTCCAGCGGAAAACGAGCAGACTGCAGCTGAACGGCGCATTTGGTGAGAGGTTGGGAAGGCGGTCGGGTCTGCTCGTTGATGAACCTCTCCGGTACTCGAATCCACATCCACGTTTGAGTTTTATCCACCTGAGCTTGACGGCACAGAAGCGTTGAAGAGTACTAAAAGACGGCTCGGACATCGGCAAACACAGAAGGTTGAGATATGGCAACGACAACCTGTACGCGCTTTACCGACGAGTACCAGCTTTACGAGGAACTTGGaaagtatgatttttttgtttaatgtacttaCTTTGCTATTGCAAGAGCGCGCACAATATTACATaatagcatatagcgctaaaaTGTTGAATACTTAAATGCACCATGCACATACTATTTGCAAGTAAATCATAGGGGGGTTGCATTTAAACACTTTGACGTTTTGCACGTTTTGTAAATGGTGCATTTAATGCAAAATACATAGTGAAGGAACACTGAAGTgacttattttaaaatacataatcTCTGATTTGAATTATTATCGATTGGGAGCTTATTTGAGAAGGCAAATGTCTACAGAGAGAAATCGTAGACCGTTCACTGTTTGGGAAACACGCGTGCCGATGATTTGAAACATTGTATCGCGCAGAAGTGTGACGCTCGCTACAATGTATCAGTTAAGATTGTCATGTATCAAGAAGTGTCGTGTTTTCCCGCCAGAGGTGAAGGGTCACTTCAGTGTGTTGGTCTGTCCGGTGACATTTGGCCAGCTtggagtctctctctctctctctctctctctctctctctctctctctctctctatgtgtgtgtgtgtacatgccTGCAGACTGACGTTAGGAAATAATTTTACTCTCTGCCCCCCCTCCTCTGGTCAGTCGGTATTGTGTTTCTTTTTACACAATTTCCTTACATTATTAAACGTGCATATCGCAAATAATAAACCTGTTCCTTTAAGAAATAATAACACGTTTGGTGTGTTATTTTTAGCCTCTCCATTAGGGTTATAAGCGACctgtttttggatatttttgaaGTATTGTAGTCTATATTCTGTTCATTTAAGGCCTACTCACAAAGAGAGGAAAAATATTTATCTagttttttataaacattttcccCCGACAGATCTTAACCATACTGCATGTTTCACCACTTCCTCAGTTTGTGGTTAAGTCGAGCATATTGTGTCTACATGGGTTAGCCTTTCCTTTCTTATTTGTATTGCTTATTTTTTCCACTAAATATGGATCAAATGTTTATATTATCGCTTGAAAGAAGAAGCTGGCATTTGTGTATTGGTTTGTGATAATGCTCGTTTATGTTGTTCTGAGAGATTTAATGTAGTGAGGCAAACAGCTTTGACTCCCAATCATTTATTTGACATAAGAACACCATTGAATTCCAAGTAAATATCAATTGGATAATCATTCAGGGAATTGTATTATAATCATCTGTAAGCATTACTGAATACTAGAATACTGTGTATGTCTGTATTCTCCACAGAAGACTGTATCGCGTGACGTCTGAATGTTGAGAAGTGAAAGTGTTGTAAGTGTTTTGCCGCTTGATGTCAGTTCAGCTGAACACCTCAGCATCTCACAGATCTTCCAGACAGAGAGAGTCCAGTAAATCAGCTCAGTGTCTGCTGTGAGACGGGTTCAGGCACTAATGAATCTACATGTTTACTAGCAGACGGGTCTCTGGTCTCGCTGGCTCCAAGCGTTGACTCGGTCATGGTTGTGAACTTTCTTGACCTTCTGCTTTATTTGTTGAACAGTTTCGGTTTTGCGTCGGAGGACTGTATGTCTGATTTCAGTCACACCGACACGCCTGCAATGTTTTATGTagtttattataatttattatatttatgttaaagggatagttcaccccaaaattacaattctgtcatcatttattctaaacctgtatgagttttttattttgatgaacagaaaagaagatattttgataaatgataccgtaaccattgacttccatagtaggaaa
This window of the Paramisgurnus dabryanus chromosome 10, PD_genome_1.1, whole genome shotgun sequence genome carries:
- the mrps24 gene encoding small ribosomal subunit protein uS3m — protein: MATPLIRHTKLLSTVASQFNSAACFRNIHCTAACLKNRAARIRVGKGDRPLTYEQAYHPHHIGHRKGWLSQHTSNLEGEDGAAERIVEDVFIRRFMYGTFHGCLADELVIKRRGNVLIICAVMIQKLLPPKLYFLIGYAEELLSHFYKCPVKMEVQTVEEKVVYKYL
- the nudcd3 gene encoding nudC domain-containing protein 3; translation: MSSPVEMTELYDNALLGILQHVGNIQSFLQVYFGFLYRKTDFYRHLTGPNDRMGFPPGVAEKMVFKTFKLFEKVAEQDRERAGKLLEESKSAPPVVQELEVQSEPEAGAPVVEERSTEESTAVTAPSKQNTQTGGETPHSSQTEPSGETQAAGDTATAANSDSSTAKAGQDTFQSNPDSYNGAVRENYTWSQDYTDVEIRVHVQPDIVKGRQVSVDLQSGRVRVAVNERGSQRVLMEGEFTHKINTENSLWSLEPGKCVVLSLSKTGEVWWSAVLKGETEIDVNQINRERSMATVDEEEHAVLDRLTFDYQQKLQGKPQSHEMKVHDMLKKGWDAEGSPFKGQEFDPSMFNIPPSAVQF